The Sesamum indicum cultivar Zhongzhi No. 13 linkage group LG6, S_indicum_v1.0, whole genome shotgun sequence genome has a segment encoding these proteins:
- the LOC105163837 gene encoding uncharacterized protein LOC105163837 encodes MAYRRRQQVGRGDSLYAYNYDSSPPPAADSSSSSSSASSLATKAIRASSAYWDSSLSSVYEQSALHSPRGSTPSSAKDSSIYDHPPKKNMNDSKQGFWGVLARKAKSIIDDDGNMARPHETPGGTTLHTSNRSKTDQYDSKYDSPGRQKKDGPALQKGLDAIASSLNYIGGTIGNALEEGITAVENRTADIIQETRKIQIRKKSGSSRSPNEASNLSSLRQPPTTQTNIQPQMHADLETQLKASRDVAMAMAAKAKLLLRELKTVKADLAFAKERCAQLEEENKVLRESRDNGDNPEDDDLIRLQLESLLAEKARLAQENSVYARENRFLREIVEYHQLTMQDVVYLDEGTEEVSEVYPIKITTAHNTQSFGTMSAGSPTPTIPQGAVPQSVSLGSMPSLELKEVPETVNTVNPYVQMPAEDVRRH; translated from the exons ATGGCTTACAGGAGGAGGCAGCAAGTTGGGAGGGGTGATTCCCTTTACGCGTATAATTACGATTCGAGCCCTCCGCCGGCGGCCGATAGCTCCTCGTCTTCGTCTTCTGCATCCTCGCTCGCCACTAAAGCCATCAGAGCTTCGTCGGCGTACTGGGATTCTTCGCTGTCCTCGGTCTACGAACAATCTGCTCTCCATTCTCCACGTGGTTCAACTCCTTCCTCTGCTAAG GATTCATCCATCTATGACCATCCACCAAAGAAGAACATGAATGACTCTAAGCAAGGATTCTGGGGGGTGCTAGCTCGGAAAGCTAAATCgattattgatgatgatggtaATATGGCTCGACCACATGAAACTCCTGGAGGGACAACACTTCATACCTCTAATAGAAGCAAAACAGATcag TACGATAGCAAATATGACTCTCCGGGCCGTCAAAAGAAAGATGGTCCTGCATTACAGAAGGGATTAGATGCAATTGCATCATCGCTTAATTACATTGGCGGCACCATTGGCAATGCTCTTGAG GAGGGTATCACAGCAGTGGAGAACCGTACTGCAGACATAATTCAAGAGACTCGTAAGATTCAAATAAGGAAGAAGAGTGGTAGCTCCAGATCACCGAACGAGGCTTCAAATCTCAGTAGCTTGAGACAACCACCTACTACGCAGACTAATATACAACCTCAGATGCATGCTGATTTGGAAACGCAGCTGAAGGCATCTCGCGAC GTTGCGATGGCAATGGCTGCTAAAGCAAAACTTCTACTGAGAGAGCTGAAGACAGTCAAGGCTGACCTGGCGTTTGCAAAGGAGCGTTGTGCTCAgcttgaagaagaaaacaaagtcCTCAGAGAGAGCCGTGACAATGGAGACAACCCTGAAGATGATGATTTG ATAAGGCTTCAGCTTGAATCTCTTTTGGCTGAGAAAGCTCGTCTTGCACAAGAGAATTCAGTCTATGCACGGGAGAACCGTTTCCTGAGGGAGATTGTTGAGTACCACCAGCTCACCATGCAAGACGTAGTGTATCTGGATGAAGGCACTGAAGAGGTCTCGGAGGTCTACCCCATCAAGATAACTACAGCGCACAATACGCAGTCCTTTGGCACAATGTCTGCAGGCTCTCCTACCCCAACAATTCCCCAAGGTGCAGTTCCCCAGAGTGTCTCTCTTGGTTCCATGCCATCCCTAGAGCTCAAAGAGGTTCCCGAAACTGTCAACACAGTAAACCCTTATGTCCAAATGCCAGCAGAAGATGTTAGAAGACATTAA
- the LOC105163838 gene encoding uncharacterized protein LOC105163838, whose amino-acid sequence MLLPYLCVILCFHGVISQTSRALSARELDSLLQDYAFRGLVRPKTGIVYDGKVPSNLTGIGVAALRLRSGSLWLRGVSYKEFHIPAGVVEQPYVERLVLVYHNLGNWSSLYYPLPGYTFLAPVLGLLAYDAADLSATNLPELDIQALGEPISISFPGVQSGHSLMRAMCAYFGFNGSVQFKSVVKGNTCLTTNQGHFSVVVESLAAPPPAPRGRGGSRGGTGGGETSIGGGKGRSKRMWIIGCSVVGGAALLVLLAVIFAYVKRCRHRKKIRRMEDAAELGVPLPMTVVRFTKVPVALQTRTRPLLENEYVP is encoded by the coding sequence ATGCTCCTTCCGTATCTCTGCGTGATTCTCTGCTTCCATGGGGTGATTTCTCAAACAAGTAGAGCGCTCTCCGCACGAGAACTTGATTCTCTGCTACAAGACTATGCATTTAGGGGTTTAGTTCGGCCAAAAACTGGCATTGTCTACGATGGGAAAGTGCCCTCTAACTTGACAGGGATCGGAGTGGCGGCGCTGAGGCTGAGGAGTGGCAGCCTATGGCTGCGAGGGGTCAGCTACAAAGAATTTCATATCCCAGCTGGTGTAGTTGAGCAGCCTTATGTGGAGAGGCTTGTTTTGGTGTACCACAACTTGGGTAATTGGTCATCCTTATACTATCCCTTGCCTGGCTACACATTTCTAGCACCGGTTTTAGGCCTCTTGGCATATGATGCTGCTGATTTGTCCGCCACAAATTTACCAGAGCTCGACATTCAGGCTTTAGGAGAACCCATTTCTATTTCGTTCCCCGGCGTGCAATCAGGGCATAGCCTGATGCGAGCTATGTGTGCATATTTTGGTTTCAATGGTTCTGTACAATTTAAAAGTGTGGTTAAGGGAAACACATGTTTGACAACTAACCAAGGCCACTTCTCTGTCGTGGTGGAGTCATTAGCTGCTCCACCACCTGCTCCTAGAGGTAGGGGAGGCAGCAGAGGCGGTACTGGTGGTGGAGAGACTAGCATTGGTGGCGGAAAGGGGAGGAGCAAGAGAATGTGGATAATTGGTTGCTCTGTGGTAGGAGGAGCAGCATTGTTGGTACTCTTAGCCGTGATATTTGCTTATGTAAAAAGATGTAGGCATCGGAAAAAGATACGACGAATGGAAGATGCTGCAGAGTTGGGCGTGCCATTGCCAATGACAGTGGTCAGGTTCACGAAGGTGCCTGTGGCATTGCAGACAAGGACTAGGCCTTTGTTAGAGAACGAATATGTGCCTTAG